One window from the genome of Cyclobacterium amurskyense encodes:
- a CDS encoding SusC/RagA family TonB-linked outer membrane protein gives MKKILPFSLMVWTLCVFLHTGPLTQAEAIGLKPKQLTHLPMANHQYDIALADALDKLKAYYKADILFADGMIQNLRVDSALIDWEKGLEKNLLKLLSPYQLSFIKQKGGSYVIVPKNKQSGNNMAELARLVAENSEHIQIRNFDDYDVQQSLNQALAIQKVKGTVVSEIDGLGLPGVTVLLKGTSTGTITDQDGKYNLEFDRENAVLVFSFIGFETQEIAVGNREIIDVTLLEDMKSLQEAVVTALGVKREKQSLGYSVGNVDGRDLTETPQNNVLNAMAGKVAGVQISQMDGAAGSSVNIIIRGANSLNNDNQPLFVIDGVPVANKLNNEFGGADMGNPISDINPNDIENVSILKGPSAAALYGSRAGNGVVLITTKSGSGRKGIGVAVNSSVVMDFPFRYLPIQNEFASGKSGAHVFEESENESWGPELDVGEEWVQWNSDGEPAPLVSYPDRFKDFFQTGYTNTNNIAVNGDYDEGSFRLSVGNMANKGIIPNTDFSRLTIGLNTNYNITNKLRATATFNITESGSDNRPIIDGGRTSPVRSLFETGPQVNILDLEQYWVPGSEGILQRKYKQKQNNPYFVVNENPTGFKRNRTVSKLQLDYDVTNNLSMMLRYARDSYDEQQEAIIAYNNYDQINGGYHIRNNFSKENNLDFMLNYQKVFNNNWNITALAGANRMEQKYSHVDNNAGQLVIPMLYTIANGAPGTVAYDSQQFWKVIYGIYGSVSTGYQNKLYLDITARNDWSSTLPVENRSYFYPSVSLSAIVSEMVDMPSFIDLFKFRAGIAQVGNDVAPYSLIPTFGTALDWGTAKSMYMGGLLRNASLKPEISTSSEAGVDISLFNNRIGIDATYYVRGNKNQVLPIDLPIESGASSKLINAGLVESRGFELGLSTTPVISGDFRWDMNINLSRNRTSIKELADGITYYNFTSYSGAELRTYVGGDIGDIYMRPVLTVKDPESAYFGYPVLTGSGLYQEDQDVNNLKKIGNFNHDLMLSFQPTFRYKKFSLYANIDWRQGGQFYSNTMMFLGNNGMLAETLSGVPYDAGRPIEDQVKENPEAYFGKWIGGRNAAYGGLPWSGDEANFREQDASFNVGVRESRDAEGNIVYIENLGGETTQWLNPFQAYRYAHRPFPDRNLYSATYVKLREVAVTYQLPSRWLDKISLRNASLSVVGNNLFVWTEAGNGVDPERAFRQTGNGWIQGVEYYNVMPWTGSLGLKLNAEF, from the coding sequence ATGAAAAAGATTTTACCCTTTTCACTAATGGTTTGGACATTATGCGTCTTTTTGCATACTGGACCACTCACACAGGCTGAAGCAATTGGCTTAAAGCCCAAGCAATTGACTCATCTTCCTATGGCTAATCATCAGTACGATATAGCTTTGGCTGACGCACTTGATAAGCTTAAGGCTTATTATAAAGCGGATATTTTATTCGCCGATGGAATGATTCAAAACCTTAGGGTTGACAGTGCGCTCATCGATTGGGAGAAAGGGCTGGAGAAGAATCTATTGAAACTTCTAAGTCCCTATCAACTTTCCTTTATCAAACAAAAAGGAGGGTCCTATGTGATCGTTCCTAAAAATAAACAATCAGGCAATAATATGGCTGAATTGGCCAGGCTTGTTGCCGAAAACAGTGAGCACATTCAAATTCGAAACTTTGATGATTATGATGTTCAGCAAAGCTTAAATCAAGCACTTGCTATTCAAAAGGTAAAAGGAACGGTTGTCTCTGAAATTGATGGCTTGGGACTTCCTGGAGTGACAGTCCTTTTAAAAGGTACTTCTACGGGAACTATTACGGATCAAGATGGAAAGTATAACCTGGAATTTGACCGAGAAAATGCAGTTTTGGTGTTTTCTTTTATTGGGTTTGAGACGCAGGAAATTGCTGTAGGAAACCGTGAGATAATTGATGTTACTTTACTTGAAGACATGAAATCCCTTCAAGAAGCAGTGGTGACCGCCTTGGGCGTGAAAAGAGAAAAACAATCCCTAGGCTATTCTGTAGGAAATGTAGATGGAAGAGACCTTACTGAAACTCCTCAGAACAATGTCTTGAATGCCATGGCTGGAAAAGTGGCAGGAGTCCAGATTTCTCAAATGGATGGAGCAGCAGGATCTTCTGTTAATATCATTATTCGTGGAGCCAATTCCCTCAACAATGACAACCAGCCATTGTTTGTTATTGACGGTGTACCGGTTGCTAATAAATTGAACAATGAATTTGGAGGTGCTGATATGGGTAATCCTATTTCTGACATCAATCCAAACGATATCGAAAATGTTTCAATTCTTAAAGGCCCTAGTGCAGCTGCTTTATATGGTTCTAGGGCTGGTAATGGTGTGGTACTCATTACAACCAAGTCTGGGTCTGGAAGGAAAGGAATTGGAGTAGCTGTTAATTCCTCAGTGGTAATGGATTTTCCATTTCGGTACTTACCTATACAAAATGAATTTGCCTCTGGCAAAAGTGGTGCTCATGTGTTTGAAGAAAGTGAAAATGAGAGTTGGGGCCCAGAGCTCGATGTAGGGGAGGAGTGGGTTCAGTGGAATTCAGACGGAGAGCCTGCACCACTTGTATCTTATCCTGATCGGTTTAAGGACTTTTTTCAGACAGGATATACCAATACCAACAATATTGCGGTCAATGGAGATTATGATGAAGGAAGTTTTAGGCTTTCCGTAGGGAATATGGCAAATAAAGGTATTATCCCAAATACTGATTTTTCCAGACTGACTATTGGCCTCAACACCAATTATAATATTACAAATAAATTAAGGGCTACAGCTACTTTTAATATCACAGAATCCGGATCAGATAACCGGCCTATTATTGACGGTGGTAGAACCTCACCTGTAAGGAGTCTCTTTGAAACTGGACCTCAAGTGAATATTTTGGACTTGGAACAATATTGGGTGCCAGGGTCTGAAGGAATACTACAGCGAAAATACAAACAAAAGCAAAACAATCCTTATTTCGTTGTAAATGAAAATCCTACTGGTTTTAAAAGAAACAGAACGGTAAGTAAGCTACAACTTGATTATGATGTGACCAATAATTTAAGCATGATGCTTCGCTATGCGAGGGATTCATATGATGAGCAGCAAGAAGCCATAATTGCCTATAATAATTATGATCAGATCAATGGGGGGTATCATATAAGGAATAATTTCAGTAAAGAAAACAACTTGGATTTCATGCTGAATTACCAGAAAGTCTTTAATAATAACTGGAACATAACAGCATTGGCTGGAGCCAATAGGATGGAACAAAAGTACAGCCATGTTGACAATAATGCAGGTCAATTGGTTATCCCTATGCTTTATACCATAGCGAATGGGGCACCAGGCACAGTGGCTTATGATAGTCAGCAATTCTGGAAAGTGATTTATGGTATTTATGGTTCTGTATCTACTGGATACCAAAATAAATTATACCTCGATATCACTGCTAGAAACGATTGGTCAAGTACGCTACCGGTTGAAAATAGATCCTACTTTTATCCATCGGTTTCTTTGAGTGCAATTGTATCAGAAATGGTTGACATGCCGTCATTTATTGATCTTTTTAAATTCCGAGCAGGCATAGCTCAGGTGGGTAATGACGTTGCTCCTTATAGCCTAATCCCTACTTTCGGTACAGCCTTAGATTGGGGAACGGCCAAAAGCATGTACATGGGAGGTCTTTTAAGAAATGCTTCTTTGAAACCAGAAATATCTACTTCATCTGAAGCAGGTGTTGATATCTCTCTTTTTAACAACCGAATAGGTATAGACGCGACCTATTATGTTAGAGGAAATAAAAACCAAGTGCTGCCCATTGATTTACCTATAGAGTCAGGAGCAAGTAGTAAGTTGATCAATGCCGGTTTGGTAGAAAGTCGCGGTTTCGAACTTGGACTTAGCACTACGCCAGTTATCTCTGGAGATTTCAGATGGGACATGAATATCAATCTTTCAAGAAATCGAACAAGCATCAAAGAATTGGCAGATGGTATTACCTATTATAATTTTACCTCTTATAGTGGAGCTGAGTTAAGGACCTATGTTGGTGGAGATATCGGCGATATCTATATGAGACCAGTTCTTACGGTGAAAGATCCAGAGTCAGCTTATTTTGGGTATCCGGTACTAACTGGAAGTGGATTGTATCAGGAGGATCAGGATGTGAATAATTTGAAGAAGATTGGGAACTTTAACCACGACCTCATGCTGTCCTTTCAACCAACCTTTAGGTACAAAAAATTTAGTTTATATGCCAATATTGATTGGAGGCAAGGAGGGCAGTTTTATTCCAATACGATGATGTTCCTAGGCAATAATGGGATGCTAGCCGAAACCCTTTCAGGCGTACCTTATGATGCCGGAAGACCAATTGAGGATCAGGTAAAGGAAAATCCGGAAGCGTATTTCGGTAAATGGATAGGAGGTAGAAATGCAGCCTATGGAGGACTTCCATGGTCAGGGGATGAAGCCAATTTCAGAGAACAAGATGCGAGCTTTAATGTGGGGGTAAGAGAAAGCCGAGATGCAGAAGGTAATATTGTCTATATAGAAAATCTGGGTGGAGAAACAACCCAATGGCTGAACCCATTTCAGGCTTATAGGTATGCACACAGGCCTTTTCCAGACAGAAACCTTTATAGTGCTACTTATGTCAAGCTAAGAGAAGTAGCCGTCACTTACCAACTTCCATCCAGATGGCTAGATAAAATTAGCCTACGAAATGCATCACTATCAGTAGTTGGAAACAATCTCTTCGTATGGACTGAAGCAGGTAATGGAGTTGATCCTGAAAGAGCTTTTAGGCAAACGGGCAACGGATGGATCCAAGGTGTTGAATATTACAATGTAATGCCGTGGACAGGTTCTCTGGGACTGAAATTAAATGCTGAATTTTAA
- a CDS encoding FecR family protein: MQDKDTIKELLLNYFKGSVSVIQKKWIDDWVNESPENEELFYVYLEEWERKNPQYLTDTEQAILNFKNKSESSFVLNDKIISKQKSSGRSNLKLFLVASVTLFGLLFLGTFERITVKTYRTGYGELATVILNDGTEVFLNANSQLKTPRFAFLGNPREVQLSGEASFNVTHDAVNKFIVQTMNGLDVVVHGTEFTVYNRRHNTEVHLKSGKVELIKHSPSGSESVLMQPGEKMRMENDGQLKKEMVQKPEEFASWKEHRYVFDKTSLSEIASLMNDNYGVEVEILGDSINDLTLSGSFRSEDAKEFANAVAQVLGISMEINDKRFRFFENE, encoded by the coding sequence ATGCAAGATAAAGATACGATAAAGGAATTATTGCTCAATTATTTTAAGGGTTCCGTCTCTGTGATCCAAAAGAAATGGATAGACGATTGGGTGAATGAATCCCCAGAAAATGAGGAGCTGTTTTATGTTTACTTAGAAGAATGGGAAAGAAAAAACCCACAATACCTTACCGATACAGAACAGGCCATTTTAAATTTTAAGAATAAAAGTGAAAGCTCATTTGTATTAAATGATAAAATTATTTCCAAGCAGAAAAGCTCCGGACGGTCTAATTTGAAATTGTTTTTAGTGGCCTCAGTGACGCTGTTTGGCTTACTCTTTTTGGGCACCTTTGAAAGAATTACAGTTAAAACCTACCGAACTGGATATGGGGAATTGGCCACAGTAATCCTTAATGATGGGACTGAAGTCTTTTTAAATGCCAATAGCCAACTGAAAACCCCTCGATTTGCTTTTTTGGGGAATCCCAGAGAGGTGCAGTTGTCAGGTGAAGCTTCTTTTAATGTGACGCACGATGCGGTTAACAAATTTATTGTCCAAACCATGAATGGCTTGGACGTGGTGGTTCACGGAACTGAATTCACCGTCTATAATCGTCGACACAATACGGAGGTACATTTAAAATCGGGAAAGGTTGAATTGATCAAACACAGTCCCTCAGGATCAGAATCAGTGCTAATGCAACCCGGTGAAAAAATGCGTATGGAGAATGATGGCCAACTAAAAAAGGAAATGGTTCAAAAACCTGAAGAGTTTGCCTCTTGGAAGGAACATCGGTATGTTTTTGATAAAACCAGTCTTAGTGAAATCGCCAGTTTAATGAATGATAATTATGGGGTGGAGGTAGAAATATTAGGTGATTCAATTAATGACCTCACCCTATCAGGTTCCTTTCGCTCAGAGGATGCCAAAGAATTTGCTAATGCTGTAGCCCAGGTATTGGGTATTTCCATGGAAATTAATGACAAACGCTTTCGCTTTTTTGAAAATGAATAG
- a CDS encoding sigma-70 family RNA polymerase sigma factor has product MPQSKSKEYPILSPLRQSEEQKPTQEAQTDEQLIWHALKKDPPKGMDLVFRKYYQPLCSHAVRFVGSKEVAQDIVSDLLAQFYDQKLFLAITTSIRSYLFKAVRNRGFNYLKLDLARKGDMACSPEPRIAETYQPDSITQYEELYQDFEKAIETLPSQRRKIYLLFQFEGKSMKSIALDLGLSIRTVETQLYRSKIAIRHLLKDKWLILTLIFTHLI; this is encoded by the coding sequence ATGCCACAATCGAAATCTAAAGAGTACCCTATTTTATCGCCATTAAGGCAAAGTGAGGAGCAAAAGCCTACTCAAGAGGCACAAACTGACGAACAGTTAATATGGCATGCATTAAAAAAGGACCCTCCCAAAGGCATGGATTTGGTGTTTAGAAAGTATTATCAGCCGCTATGTTCACATGCAGTGCGTTTTGTGGGTTCTAAAGAAGTAGCACAGGATATTGTATCAGACTTACTTGCCCAATTCTATGATCAAAAATTATTCCTAGCCATTACTACCTCTATTCGATCTTATTTGTTTAAGGCTGTGAGAAACAGGGGTTTCAATTACCTTAAATTGGACTTGGCAAGAAAAGGAGATATGGCATGTTCTCCCGAACCTAGAATTGCTGAAACCTATCAACCTGATAGCATTACTCAATATGAAGAGTTGTATCAGGATTTTGAAAAAGCCATAGAAACACTACCTAGCCAAAGGAGAAAAATTTATCTCCTGTTCCAGTTCGAAGGTAAATCTATGAAATCAATCGCACTGGATTTGGGGCTTTCAATCCGGACGGTAGAAACCCAGCTATATAGGTCGAAAATTGCCATTCGCCATTTATTAAAAGACAAATGGTTGATTTTAACACTAATATTTACTCACCTGATTTAG
- a CDS encoding RNA polymerase sigma factor gives MKTKEFQERVISMSERLYPMVSRMLGNTANAEDAIQEIMIKLWERRGQIKNHPNLSAFIFLTARNYCLDLIKKKKPPEDQYDAKTQLLASEPEHDTYEWQELKRNIEVILEGLPEQQKEVMIMRDLDGMEFIEIAELTKLRVDHIRVLLSRARQQVAIGLQKTYSYGKGDI, from the coding sequence ATGAAAACAAAAGAATTTCAAGAAAGGGTAATTTCAATGTCTGAGCGTTTGTACCCGATGGTCTCACGAATGTTAGGTAATACTGCCAATGCAGAGGATGCTATACAAGAGATAATGATCAAGTTATGGGAGCGTCGAGGACAAATTAAAAACCATCCCAATCTTTCAGCATTTATTTTCTTGACGGCAAGAAATTATTGCTTGGACTTGATCAAAAAGAAAAAACCTCCAGAAGATCAATATGATGCCAAAACCCAGTTACTGGCTTCTGAACCTGAACATGACACCTATGAATGGCAGGAACTTAAGCGCAATATAGAGGTGATATTGGAAGGACTTCCTGAACAACAAAAGGAAGTCATGATCATGAGAGATTTAGATGGCATGGAATTTATTGAAATTGCGGAATTGACAAAATTAAGAGTGGACCATATTAGGGTTCTTTTGTCCAGGGCGAGGCAACAAGTGGCGATAGGACTCCAAAAAACATACAGCTATGGAAAAGGGGATATTTAA
- a CDS encoding TonB-dependent receptor, with product MKYFLLVVGLALVPFSSILAQETSKGAKEKLEITIKESDNPDVYIDGKKYDHSIIDLLDTDKIASVDVIKGERAISEYNAPNGVIIIKTKAKANQVRIRNSNGNLDEDQPLIIIDGVTAEKGDLEKLDPIDIESVEVLKGENAMKKHNAPNGVVLIITKGAVKSKKKE from the coding sequence ATGAAATACTTCCTTTTAGTAGTCGGCCTAGCACTTGTACCATTTTCTAGCATTTTAGCACAAGAAACAAGTAAAGGTGCAAAAGAAAAGCTTGAAATCACAATTAAAGAAAGTGACAATCCAGATGTGTACATTGATGGTAAAAAATACGACCATTCCATCATAGACTTATTGGACACAGACAAAATTGCATCCGTAGATGTAATAAAAGGTGAGCGAGCAATAAGTGAATACAATGCGCCAAATGGAGTTATAATAATAAAAACAAAAGCAAAAGCCAACCAAGTAAGAATTAGAAACAGTAACGGGAATTTAGATGAGGACCAACCTTTAATCATCATTGATGGCGTTACTGCGGAAAAAGGGGATCTTGAAAAGCTTGATCCTATAGACATAGAGTCTGTAGAAGTATTGAAAGGAGAAAATGCAATGAAAAAGCACAATGCCCCAAATGGGGTGGTTTTAATCATCACAAAAGGAGCGGTAAAATCAAAGAAAAAAGAGTAA
- a CDS encoding FMN-binding glutamate synthase family protein yields MKPKHIFIASSLVAIICIPAIYLYMPSIVWILWLVVPIIVIGLVDIIQTKHTIRRNFPVIGNFRYLLEEIRPEIMQYFVETDTEGRPINRIYRSLIYQRAKKVNATTPFGTQMDVYETGYEWMDHSIYANNHADIQHESRILVGGDACLQPYSASILNISAMSFGALSKNAVLAMNTGAKIGGFAHNTGEGGISPYHLEPGGDLIWQIGTGYFGCRTEAGNFCEENFQKNATLDNVKMIEIKISQGAKPGHGGILPASKNTKEIAAIRHVKPHTDVHSPPKHTAFEDAKGLMHFIQKLRDLSGGKPVGFKICIGKKDEFKDLCEAMVTLGIKPDFISIDGGEGGTGAAPIEFSNSLGMPLKDGLSFAIDTLRGYDLKKDIKVIASGKVLSGFDIARVIAMGADMVNSARAMMIATGCIQALQCNVNTCPTGVATQNKSLMEGLVVKDKAQRVANFHEETVKSFIELVAASGIRKTEKLTRHHINRRIGMNQVLKYSEIYPEVPEGVYLKQMEKVIEENGVG; encoded by the coding sequence ATGAAGCCAAAGCACATTTTTATCGCCTCCTCATTAGTCGCCATTATTTGTATTCCCGCTATCTATCTCTATATGCCATCCATTGTCTGGATTTTGTGGTTGGTCGTACCTATTATTGTTATAGGCTTGGTGGACATCATCCAGACCAAACATACCATTAGGAGAAATTTTCCCGTAATAGGTAATTTCAGGTACTTACTTGAAGAGATCAGACCCGAAATCATGCAGTATTTTGTGGAAACGGATACAGAAGGTAGGCCCATTAATAGAATATACCGCTCACTGATTTACCAGAGAGCTAAAAAAGTAAATGCAACAACACCATTTGGAACTCAAATGGATGTTTATGAAACGGGGTATGAATGGATGGACCACTCGATTTATGCCAATAACCATGCAGATATCCAACATGAGTCAAGAATATTGGTGGGTGGTGATGCATGTTTACAACCCTACTCCGCAAGTATTTTGAATATTTCAGCAATGAGCTTTGGGGCACTTAGTAAAAATGCTGTTTTAGCTATGAATACAGGTGCCAAAATTGGTGGCTTTGCACATAATACTGGAGAAGGAGGAATAAGCCCATATCACTTGGAACCTGGTGGGGATTTAATTTGGCAAATTGGCACAGGATACTTCGGATGTAGAACAGAGGCAGGTAATTTTTGTGAAGAGAATTTTCAAAAGAATGCTACCTTGGACAATGTGAAAATGATTGAGATTAAAATCTCTCAAGGCGCCAAACCTGGACATGGTGGAATTCTTCCCGCTTCCAAAAACACCAAAGAAATAGCAGCCATTCGCCATGTAAAGCCGCATACTGACGTTCATTCTCCACCAAAACACACTGCTTTTGAAGATGCAAAAGGATTGATGCACTTTATTCAAAAATTGAGAGATTTGTCAGGAGGAAAACCAGTAGGTTTTAAGATTTGTATTGGTAAAAAAGACGAATTTAAAGACTTATGTGAAGCAATGGTTACACTGGGAATCAAACCTGACTTTATCTCTATCGATGGAGGTGAAGGTGGCACTGGAGCTGCACCGATTGAGTTTTCCAATTCACTAGGAATGCCTTTAAAAGATGGACTTTCTTTTGCTATCGACACCTTAAGAGGATACGACCTAAAAAAAGACATCAAAGTAATTGCCTCAGGTAAGGTTTTAAGTGGTTTTGATATTGCCAGAGTTATAGCCATGGGAGCCGACATGGTCAATAGTGCTAGGGCCATGATGATTGCCACAGGTTGTATTCAAGCCTTACAATGCAATGTCAATACTTGTCCAACAGGTGTGGCTACCCAAAACAAAAGCTTAATGGAAGGACTGGTTGTAAAAGACAAAGCCCAAAGGGTTGCCAATTTTCATGAGGAAACGGTAAAAAGTTTTATTGAATTGGTAGCAGCATCAGGTATTCGAAAAACTGAAAAATTAACCAGGCATCATATTAATCGGAGAATTGGAATGAATCAGGTTTTAAAATACAGTGAGATTTATCCTGAGGTACCAGAAGGGGTGTATTTAAAACAAATGGAAAAGGTAATTGAAGAGAACGGAGTCGGGTAA
- a CDS encoding NAD-dependent epimerase/dehydratase family protein yields the protein MQTILGSGGAIGTELAKALKAYTSDIRLVSRSPKKVNDSDALFAADILDTKALKNAIHGSSIVYVTVGFTYSHKKWAEKWVPFIENVITFCSEENCKLVFFDNIYMYDPGFLNGMTEETPVNPPSKKGAVRAKVARMILDAIASNKIQALIARSADFYGPSISNNSLLTEMVFKPLSQGKKANWLVSDRYVHSFTYTIDAAVATALLGNTDTAYGQVWHLPTASAPYTGKQWIEHIAKGLGTIPKIQLAPKFLIKIMGIFNPIMRESVEMLYQYDRDYVFDSSKFEKAFDYTPTPYELGIKKIIETDYKQIKDK from the coding sequence ATGCAGACAATATTAGGTTCAGGCGGTGCCATAGGTACCGAATTGGCAAAGGCCCTAAAAGCATATACCTCGGATATCAGGTTAGTAAGTAGAAGCCCTAAAAAAGTCAACGATTCTGATGCATTATTTGCCGCAGACATTTTAGACACCAAAGCTTTAAAAAATGCCATACATGGTTCTTCTATTGTATACGTTACGGTGGGTTTTACCTATAGTCATAAAAAATGGGCCGAAAAATGGGTGCCCTTTATTGAAAACGTCATTACTTTTTGTTCAGAGGAGAACTGTAAATTGGTGTTTTTTGACAATATTTATATGTACGATCCAGGTTTCCTCAATGGTATGACCGAAGAAACCCCAGTAAATCCACCAAGTAAAAAAGGAGCCGTTAGAGCCAAGGTTGCTCGAATGATTCTAGATGCCATTGCTTCAAATAAGATTCAGGCCCTTATAGCCAGATCTGCTGATTTCTATGGTCCCTCCATTTCAAACAATAGCCTTCTTACCGAAATGGTTTTCAAACCATTGAGCCAAGGCAAAAAAGCGAATTGGCTGGTAAGTGATAGATATGTACACTCTTTTACCTATACTATAGACGCAGCGGTTGCTACTGCTTTATTGGGTAATACAGATACAGCGTATGGTCAGGTTTGGCATTTGCCAACTGCTTCAGCTCCTTATACAGGCAAACAGTGGATAGAACATATTGCAAAAGGATTAGGCACAATACCAAAAATCCAACTGGCACCAAAATTCCTCATCAAGATTATGGGGATATTTAACCCCATAATGCGTGAATCTGTAGAAATGCTTTATCAATATGACAGGGATTACGTATTTGACAGTAGTAAGTTTGAAAAAGCATTTGATTATACGCCTACACCCTATGAATTGGGCATAAAAAAAATAATCGAAACTGATTACAAGCAAATTAAAGACAAATAA
- a CDS encoding alpha-ketoglutarate-dependent dioxygenase AlkB family protein — MELFEREIDPEKNLLPFDGIVNYYGKIFGQEQANNFMSILTQSIEWKNDEAIIFGKKIITKRKVAWYAEEAFKYTYSKTTKSALLWTPALLELKSNIEKIAGETFNSCLLNLYHNGSEGMAWHSDGEKDLKKNGTIASLSFGEERKFSFKHKETKIKKELILENGSLLLMKGKTQSNWLHRLPPSKRIINPRINLTFRTIVK; from the coding sequence ATGGAATTATTTGAAAGAGAAATTGATCCTGAAAAAAACCTACTTCCGTTCGATGGAATAGTAAATTATTATGGGAAAATTTTCGGACAAGAGCAGGCCAATAATTTTATGTCTATTTTGACGCAATCCATTGAATGGAAAAACGATGAAGCGATTATATTTGGCAAAAAGATCATCACTAAAAGAAAAGTGGCCTGGTATGCGGAAGAAGCCTTTAAATACACCTATTCCAAAACCACAAAATCCGCCTTGCTTTGGACACCAGCATTACTTGAATTAAAAAGTAATATAGAAAAAATTGCGGGAGAAACTTTCAATTCCTGTCTTCTAAACCTCTACCACAATGGAAGTGAAGGAATGGCCTGGCACAGTGATGGAGAAAAAGACTTAAAAAAAAATGGGACAATTGCTTCTCTGAGCTTTGGAGAAGAAAGAAAGTTTTCTTTTAAACACAAGGAGACTAAAATTAAAAAAGAGTTGATATTAGAAAATGGAAGCTTGCTATTAATGAAGGGAAAAACACAAAGCAACTGGCTTCATCGCTTACCCCCTTCAAAAAGAATAATAAATCCAAGAATTAACCTGACTTTTAGAACAATAGTAAAATAA
- a CDS encoding PH domain-containing protein has protein sequence MKIFPSKIGLELVIPIGLLFLGISYKMYLDEIWLGLVLMFLTSIFIGYLFTSMKYGIDTSDLHVYGCFGTHKKIPIKDIKKVSESYNPISSAAASMDRLEIHYNKYDSVLISPKDKKEFLTRLLKQNAKINIIYKKK, from the coding sequence ATGAAGATTTTCCCCTCAAAAATAGGTCTTGAATTGGTCATCCCCATTGGTCTTTTATTCCTCGGGATTTCTTATAAAATGTATCTTGACGAAATTTGGTTGGGTTTAGTTCTCATGTTTTTGACCAGCATCTTCATAGGTTATCTATTTACTTCCATGAAATATGGTATTGATACAAGCGACCTACATGTTTATGGATGTTTTGGTACTCATAAAAAAATCCCTATCAAAGACATTAAAAAAGTTTCTGAATCCTATAATCCCATAAGTTCAGCAGCGGCGTCCATGGATCGGCTGGAAATACATTATAATAAGTACGATAGTGTACTTATCTCTCCCAAAGACAAAAAAGAATTTCTTACAAGGTTGCTAAAGCAAAATGCTAAAATTAATATTATTTACAAGAAAAAATAA